In the Oncorhynchus nerka isolate Pitt River linkage group LG2, Oner_Uvic_2.0, whole genome shotgun sequence genome, one interval contains:
- the LOC115139812 gene encoding protein OS-9-like isoform X2, translating to MAASVVRWLRGLYVFFLTCQLSVLAFLNLEELNEVKYGIQILPDPVIMGQAKTEEVMLVSSKYKQMYECRLPAQAVRFHQDRASEPDSQGYTGPSIPDLLKPMHTAPCLVKTKDWWTYEFCYGQHIRQYHLEDTDIKGDVLFLGYYDSEFDWNNETAKASKQHRLKRYHSQSYVNGSKCDLNGNARETEVRFVCEEGSGDYVARVDEPQSCRYVLTVHTTRTCQHPFLRPPYTAKPQGIVCQPALSTQQYMDYVKAQVSDTKRKVEQISEELKTLDEMLAGDEGTDEDSATPTDDPDVLGSDTKDAVLTSEEPEDSDFWEGVTKPGSTTATDTTSEHQAGEDAYDNQLTDNEVTEDAFGDEQFNFKIITDPADLMKFVQHLKESNRKKAENEAKQEREELQNEKEKERDEEGDEEEHLLLQEFEEEIADISVPSANIEEMKGEMQKEFDNIIDEAQQELETEGLKGEFDRTQATQTLEATLDKLLDRLEDKEARDTEAEPQTEGGQRANDPARGSPSLAPRQPGKIEVKIITRRTAEEAGDQWLTEEDTKSFRELLINLLTGGTEEVYKEQKRQQELENNYRFVWGERQEEAQSTSTAPDSDDVEL from the exons ATGGCTGCTTCCGTGGTTAGGTGGTTGAGGGGATTGTACGTTTTCTTTTTGACATGTCAGCTATCCGTCTTGGCTTTCTTGAATCTAGAGGAATTAAACGAGGTGAAATATGGGatccagattcttccagatcctGTCATTATGGGGCAG GCTAAGACAGAAGAAGTCATGCTGGTGTCCAGCAAATACAAGCAGATGTATGAATGTCGCCTTCCAGCCCAGGCAGTGAGGTTTCACCAGGACCGAGCCTCTGAGCCTGACTCCCAAGGCTACACCGGACCAAGCATCCCAGACCTGCTCAAGCCCATGCACACTGCCCCCTGCCTAGTgaag ACAAAAGACTGGTGGACATATGAGTTCTGCTATGGACAACACATTAGACAGTACCACCTTGAGG acacagacatcaaAGGGGATGTTCTCTTCCTGGGGTACTATGATTCAGAGTTTGACTGGAACAATGAAACAGCCAAG GCCTCCAAGCAACACAGACTGAAGCGCTACCACAGTCAGAGCTATGTCAATGGCTCCAAGTGTGACCTGAACGGGAACGCCAGGGAGACTGAAGTCAGG TTTGTGTGTGAGGAGGGCTCGGGGGACTACGTGGCCCGTGTGGATGAGCCCCAGTCGTGCCGCTACGTGCTGACGGTCCACACCACCCGCACCTGCCAGCACCCCTTCCTGCGCCCGCCCTACACCGCCAAGCCCCAGGGCATTGTGTGCCAGCCAGCCCTCAGCACCCAGCAGTACATGGACTATGTCAAGGCCCAAGTCT CGGATACGAAACGTAAAGTGGAGCAGATCTCAGAGGAGCTGAAGACTCTTGATGAGATGTTGGCTGGTGACGAGGGGACAGACGAGGACTCAGCGACGCCAACTGATGACCCAGATGTCCTGGGGTCAGACACAAAAG ATGCAGTTCTGACCTCTGAAGAGCCCGAAGATTCTGATTTCTGGGAGGGAGTGACAAAGCCAGGGAGTACCACAGCAACTGACACCACTTCAGAGCATCAG GCTGGAGAGGATGCCTATGATAATCAGCTCACAGACAATGAGGTCACAGAGGATG CTTTTGGAGATGAACAATTTAACTTCAAGATCATCACTGACCCTGCAGACCTGATGAAATTTGTGCAGCATCTCAAAGAGAGCAACAGAAAG AAAGCAGAAAATGAAGCAAAACAAGAACGAGAGGAACTCcaaaatgagaaggaaaaggagagggatgaggagggggatgaagaagAGCATCTCTTGCTGCAGGAGTTTGAGGAGGAGATAGCTGACATCTCAGTGCCTTCTGCCAACATTGAGGAAATGAAAGGGGAAATGCAAAAGGAGTTTGACAACATCATAGACGAG GCTCAGCAAGAACTGGAGACCGAGGGTCTGAAGGGGGAGTTTGACCGCACTCAGGCAACCCAGACCCTGGAGGCTACTCTGGACAAGCTGCTGGACCGCCTGGAGGACAAAGAGGCCAGGGACACAGAGGCAGAGCCCCAGACAGAGGGAGGCCAGAGGGCCAATGACCCAGCCAGGGGcagtcccagcctggcccctcgaCAGCCAG GTAAAATTGAGGTGAAGATTATAACACGAAGGACAGCTGAGGAGGCTGGGGACCAGTGGTTGACTGAAGAAGATACCAAGTCCTTCAGAGAGCTGCTCATCAACCTACTG ACAGGGGGAACAGAAGAGGTTTACAAGGAGCAAAAGAGACAGCAGGAGTTGGAAAACAACTACAGATTtgtatggggagagagacaggaagaggccCAGTCCACCAGCACTGCACCGGACTCGGACGATGTGGAGTTATGA
- the LOC115139812 gene encoding protein OS-9-like isoform X1, which produces MAASVVRWLRGLYVFFLTCQLSVLAFLNLEELNEVKYGIQILPDPVIMGQAKTEEVMLVSSKYKQMYECRLPAQAVRFHQDRASEPDSQGYTGPSIPDLLKPMHTAPCLVKTKDWWTYEFCYGQHIRQYHLEDTDIKGDVLFLGYYDSEFDWNNETAKASKQHRLKRYHSQSYVNGSKCDLNGNARETEVRFVCEEGSGDYVARVDEPQSCRYVLTVHTTRTCQHPFLRPPYTAKPQGIVCQPALSTQQYMDYVKAQVSDTKRKVEQISEELKTLDEMLAGDEGTDEDSATPTDDPDVLGSDTKDAVLTSEEPEDSDFWEGVTKPGSTTATDTTSEHQAGEDAYDNQLTDNEVTEDAFGDEQFNFKIITDPADLMKFVQHLKESNRKKAENEAKQEREELQNEKEKERDEEGDEEEHLLLQEFEEEIADISVPSANIEEMKGEMQKEFDNIIDEAQQELETEGLKGEFDRTQATQTLEATLDKLLDRLEDKEARDTEAEPQTEGGQRANDPARGSPSLAPRQPDQAADDLVKIRVTKYKTGSSPDGEVKVQEMGEGDPQWQHIKDVVKEQLEKAGLKAEGKIEVKIITRRTAEEAGDQWLTEEDTKSFRELLINLLTGGTEEVYKEQKRQQELENNYRFVWGERQEEAQSTSTAPDSDDVEL; this is translated from the exons ATGGCTGCTTCCGTGGTTAGGTGGTTGAGGGGATTGTACGTTTTCTTTTTGACATGTCAGCTATCCGTCTTGGCTTTCTTGAATCTAGAGGAATTAAACGAGGTGAAATATGGGatccagattcttccagatcctGTCATTATGGGGCAG GCTAAGACAGAAGAAGTCATGCTGGTGTCCAGCAAATACAAGCAGATGTATGAATGTCGCCTTCCAGCCCAGGCAGTGAGGTTTCACCAGGACCGAGCCTCTGAGCCTGACTCCCAAGGCTACACCGGACCAAGCATCCCAGACCTGCTCAAGCCCATGCACACTGCCCCCTGCCTAGTgaag ACAAAAGACTGGTGGACATATGAGTTCTGCTATGGACAACACATTAGACAGTACCACCTTGAGG acacagacatcaaAGGGGATGTTCTCTTCCTGGGGTACTATGATTCAGAGTTTGACTGGAACAATGAAACAGCCAAG GCCTCCAAGCAACACAGACTGAAGCGCTACCACAGTCAGAGCTATGTCAATGGCTCCAAGTGTGACCTGAACGGGAACGCCAGGGAGACTGAAGTCAGG TTTGTGTGTGAGGAGGGCTCGGGGGACTACGTGGCCCGTGTGGATGAGCCCCAGTCGTGCCGCTACGTGCTGACGGTCCACACCACCCGCACCTGCCAGCACCCCTTCCTGCGCCCGCCCTACACCGCCAAGCCCCAGGGCATTGTGTGCCAGCCAGCCCTCAGCACCCAGCAGTACATGGACTATGTCAAGGCCCAAGTCT CGGATACGAAACGTAAAGTGGAGCAGATCTCAGAGGAGCTGAAGACTCTTGATGAGATGTTGGCTGGTGACGAGGGGACAGACGAGGACTCAGCGACGCCAACTGATGACCCAGATGTCCTGGGGTCAGACACAAAAG ATGCAGTTCTGACCTCTGAAGAGCCCGAAGATTCTGATTTCTGGGAGGGAGTGACAAAGCCAGGGAGTACCACAGCAACTGACACCACTTCAGAGCATCAG GCTGGAGAGGATGCCTATGATAATCAGCTCACAGACAATGAGGTCACAGAGGATG CTTTTGGAGATGAACAATTTAACTTCAAGATCATCACTGACCCTGCAGACCTGATGAAATTTGTGCAGCATCTCAAAGAGAGCAACAGAAAG AAAGCAGAAAATGAAGCAAAACAAGAACGAGAGGAACTCcaaaatgagaaggaaaaggagagggatgaggagggggatgaagaagAGCATCTCTTGCTGCAGGAGTTTGAGGAGGAGATAGCTGACATCTCAGTGCCTTCTGCCAACATTGAGGAAATGAAAGGGGAAATGCAAAAGGAGTTTGACAACATCATAGACGAG GCTCAGCAAGAACTGGAGACCGAGGGTCTGAAGGGGGAGTTTGACCGCACTCAGGCAACCCAGACCCTGGAGGCTACTCTGGACAAGCTGCTGGACCGCCTGGAGGACAAAGAGGCCAGGGACACAGAGGCAGAGCCCCAGACAGAGGGAGGCCAGAGGGCCAATGACCCAGCCAGGGGcagtcccagcctggcccctcgaCAGCCAG ACCAAGCGGCTGACGACCTTGTTAAGATCAGAGTTACTAAGTATAAGACAGGCAGCAGTCCCGATGGGGAGGTCAAAGTTCAGGAGATGGGCGAAGGTGACCCCCAGTGGCAGCACATTAAGGACGTGGTTAAAGAACAGCTAGAGAAGGCGGGACTGAAGGCCGAAG GTAAAATTGAGGTGAAGATTATAACACGAAGGACAGCTGAGGAGGCTGGGGACCAGTGGTTGACTGAAGAAGATACCAAGTCCTTCAGAGAGCTGCTCATCAACCTACTG ACAGGGGGAACAGAAGAGGTTTACAAGGAGCAAAAGAGACAGCAGGAGTTGGAAAACAACTACAGATTtgtatggggagagagacaggaagaggccCAGTCCACCAGCACTGCACCGGACTCGGACGATGTGGAGTTATGA